DNA from Vanessa tameamea isolate UH-Manoa-2023 chromosome 19, ilVanTame1 primary haplotype, whole genome shotgun sequence:
CGGAATTGGTGTTccaaatctatattttttttcaattagtaGAAAAACACATTATTTCGAGTACTATAAggtttaaactatatttatattaataggcTAATTTCAatacttgaaatataaaaaatgaccattttatttatatactttcaaCCGTAATCTATCCCTTCCGGGAAGGTTCCCTTAAgggattaattttcaaaaacactgacaatattttttgaagtCGCAGTATAACGACTTATTTCCATATTTCCAGCAGCAAATTTGAAAATCTAACGTACAAAACTTTATCCTCAATCGCCCgcctttgtaaataataaaaatagcagcTTTTTACTTATATGGAAAACTTTAAACACCGCTTTTCGAAGAACTTCTATCCAAATTATCTTCCCGCCAATTTCACCCCTTTAGATaattgactggcagagaatgccttcaggaaTTAAGTCCGGcttttgtcccattaactttatggtggtcaataaagcatttaaaaaaaatatgcaagaaatatttcttataatccCGATATAAATGAACCGAATTGAGTCGGGTGTTCATAGAAGCCATCGGTTTTGGTCCTGTTTCTGAGAAACCCAATGGGAATACCCAACTCAAATAATCTGTACTCATACATGGATCCATGgatatattagtttaaagtCGTTATCATTATttggatatattaaaattatttactaatataaaatctaacaaatatgtacatttataaagatCTACTTGAAGTAAGCTATGTCCTTCTTGGGAGTTCTAGTTTGcttgataccaaatttcatcatattcggATTTCTGGTTTGgccgcgaaagagcaacagagagacagaaagagttacttttgttttcataatattcgtatatatttatatactcgaAAGAAAAAAGATGGTCGACCAAAACAAACGAAACGAAATTCTGGTTTCCCAAAATAAATTTCTACCGAAATAACGTTCACTAAAACGTCTATGTTGcaatattttagaaatgaaaGGAGTAGGAGGTTGTGTTTATACTTGTTGCTCGCGAACATCCATTAGCAGACCACTTTCACAAACCCTAATGGATAAAATCCAAATCTTAATACGCAATGCCTCTGTCGATAAACCTCTCTATTCTAATCTCAAAgccatttaatttgataaatatataattttagaagtattttaatttcgataatAATTTACACAAGTTTACGTTGTTATTGATTCGattcatgtttattaaaattctaattatatagtcgtttattttaaacaaaaaacaggGATAAAAACTTgttcttattaaaaacaaagtttccGTCGAAATccatggtaattttttttattaatcttcgCCCAAATTCAAATATGTTCCAAGCTTTTCTCAGACTTAATTATCCTTGTAGATACCTGAATTTTCATCTCACTAGTTATTacctgcggcttcgcttgcgATTAAGTGGTCGTAAGCTGTTACgtataaaaagcctatgttattccttagagttcaagcttCTTACCAAGTTACATAAAATTTGGTTCAATGGGTTGGCCGTCAACAGTCAGGcgtacagagttactttagaatttataatattagtatagatgatatACGGATTTCTGAGCTGTATTCAAGGTACCTACTTCTCAGATGACAaaagtttgtataaattgttaaatcatAATGTAACCTTTGTGTACTCTCACCGAAGAAAAACCTGTAAAAGGTGATCACGAAATTTTGCGTCCATATTCCAAGTTGTGTAATTTGGATTGAAACCTTGATGTATCCATGAGGAGTCCTATCGACAATCCACTGCTTTGAATGCGTCAAGCTGAGCTTCCGTACGAGTGACTGCAGTACTCTATAAATGAATGGATCTGATCTCTGTAGCCTTATTGGAATGGTACCCAATCAGACACTGCACGATACCAAACCAccattaaaaatcaattacgaTAACGAAAACGATTATGCTTAATTAGtctaatcattattattttataacagtagTCTTTGCTGAATCGATCTAATAACTATATGATATAATGCCAagataccaaatataaatataataatcgcataaatataaatttcattgaaacttATACATACAGTTAGTAAATAATTGTTGgattttcgtttaatttattatatataatgaatgcacaataattataattgtattgtcCAATTTGAAGTCTGATTTATTATCTTTCCTATGGGGTTAAATGTTTTTCCAAACAGCTGGTAGTTATTACCAATCTTTAAACATACAAGAATAAATATTCTAACTCTAATGATGTAATcgtagaattatataaaatataatatgaaaaaatactaCAATAACACAATACTACTATAAATTTAGAAGTCTTTTATAGCGATTTTTCCACTTGAAACGTAATCAATATTCCGTTGTGACAGAATGGATGGATAGATCGCTAGATGTCCTAACGTCAGAGATTTAAAACGtcgaacaaatattttgtttacgatttttgaatggaaataaataaaaatctctaaAAGCCGGTTCATACaagaatactattttatattgcgTACTGAAACGGATAAATTATGTCCCGTAAAAACAAACGCAAATCAAGGATTGTTACGACATACATTTGCAGACagtcataaaacatttattcaaaGAGTTAAAATATATGGTTAGTTAAAATACGAAACAGACAGTCACTTTTAATCTGAGAGCGATTGTAAGtgattgataattaatattttatttattgttgtgaaCTGcctcatattatataaaaccgtatcgTATGATCTTAACTGCAAATCCCGAATCTGACCAATATCAAAATATGGTTTTTCTGTccagaaattctcagtagtggGCTTTGTCTTTCCTTTGGATTACGAGAGAGAGAAAAGCACATGTGATTGTGcacacatattatattacttctTGTAAAATCTCCTGCGCAGTAAACTAGTCTCCCTAGAGttcatttaaatagaatttatttgaTCTTATAAGACTACCTGATActtacaatatttgtaataatacagAAACCACCTCATTCAGAGtttttttaacttcaattaCCGTTATTATTTAGCTTCCATGAGAAATTATTATAGGACaggatcaaataataaatatttagttgaaaCCATTggattcataattttatttaataatgtatacttaacttaatatagttatcaatgaaacatatttataattaatgctaAGAAGCACACGAATAAAGATCCGTGTAGGCCGTTACTGCTGTTCATATAACCGAATCTCTTAGCTTGATGGATAATTTCTAACACAGAATCCATGAATTCTTCGTTGTTATATCGTATCTGATCCGGTGGGAGGATGTGACCAAACGTGCCACGGTCACGTAGCTCATAAGCATACACCAGAGGAACTTTGAGGTGTTCTTTAACCCAATCCACACTGCCTCCTGTTGCTTGATCTGAATCGAGGttagaaaataatcattttgtatttttcatatttaatttcatttagttatgataatgttttattgctAAAATTTTATAGGCTTTATGTGACGTATTAGTGTTGATAGATCAAAATATGTGACTTAATTTTAAAGTAGTCCTACTCAACTGATTGAACTTTAATTAGCAATATACTTGTGATAATGGtatttcatacttttttttaaatttaggtaGGCAAACTGAAAAATAGCCACCTGATAAATGGTTACCACTGCCAATGCAATGTACCTGCCCAGAagtgaacatatatttttatctagtagaattattttttttataaattgctaattaaacaaaatgtcatcttaaaaatgttttctttgtcTTAAACGTCAAGAGTCAAAACTTACAAATGGCCTCAGCGATATTTCCTGTGACGTATTGAGTACCGTATCTAACAGAGAGTGCGCCCATCGCACGTCTTCCAATATTCACCTAAAAggagttataatataatataaaaaagcatattgtaaaaaagaataaataaatatattaatattattatttatatgtatgtgttaataaattaattgccaAGTCTGGTGCTAAGGTtgccaaaaaaaatgtatatcaaattttgtcattttccaaataataaaattatttttggaaaaacTGCATCAGCTAAACATTATTATGCAAACAGTCATATGTTGTAATGAAATCTgttcattgtttatattttgataatcgaGAATATGTCAGAAGGCCCTTTTAGCACCACTGAGCTGTACTCACTGCATCATGATAATTAGCATAAGTTGCTGTTGAATTTCCAAATGGTACCATTAATAACTGACCAAATGAGTGAAtcgatatatataaatcaattctaTCTCCCACAGATCTTATATATTCTGACAGGGATAATGTTTCTGGTTCAGAAAATGGTCCCGTTCCGGCATAATTATCAGATGCAGGATCAGTACTGGCACCAGccactgaaaaaaaaagtagtaattaaatgaaaagtctTAAGATGCGTTATATCGTGACCTCTTTTTTAatcagtttattaaaaattacctaATACTATGAATTGAAAAATTCTTAGACGccaaacaataacataattctTAACTTGATTAAGTGTACTTACCCTATCCTTTTTCAAAGGATTAGATGACTACCCAGGAGTATGTATGAAAGTGGCTTAGAAATACTTTCAGTAAGCTTAAGCCTTAATGATTTAGgttcacaattattatttaaaaaaaaaacgacataaACCTACCTAACCAGTTATTGTTCCAGTTTCTGTTTAAGTCAACTCCAAATTCAGTGCCAATCGGTCGTCTGTTTTTACGCCACAAACGAAACTAGAATAGGAAAAACAACCTCATTTCATTTACCATACAAAACGTGcaacaaaaatagttttaaagtatACCTGTTCATGCGTCCAGACGTAACCATCAGGGTTGGTTACTGGAAATATATACCAATCGTAGTCACGAGCAGCCGCTCTAGTTGCTGGATCATTGCTAGTTAAaagttcatttattatatagcaCGCGGACGATGGCGAAATCCATTCTCTGGAATGTATGCCACCTTCAATGAAAATTGCTCTTCTGCCTGATCCATGGGATATTTTAAGACCCCTGATGTCTCTTCCTTCATAAGATCTACCTCCAATTATTATACCAGCAATACCTGGATACGCTGTTATTAAGTTAGCTAACCAAGAGTTTATGCCATCAAGAGTATAATACATGTCCCatgacatacttatattattgcTACGTGTATAGGTTTCCACTGTTTCCTTATCAATAGCTCTGTTGAAAAATGTAAACGGTTTAATGTTGTTGATTTTGTTTTCTATTGTGGCAAACAAATGATTTAagcaatatttcataatataataaatattacgtacTCTTGGATGTTTTGCATTGTGATCTCATACTTCATTTTATTTCCCCGCAGAATTGCTTCTAAATCATCTTTGTCTTCAGGACTGGACAATACTGTTACGAAATCCAATAAAGGTGTAAGATCACTCCAAAAATCAAATCTCATATCAGTATTTTGAATATCTTGTAGTAGTTTGTAGTGTTGATCATTTTCAGGAGAAATTCTATACAGCGTGTAGTTATTAAAACGAAACTTTTCACACGAAACAAATggtacaaacaaaattaaaaacaaaaacttatttaagAATATCATTTTGGATATTCTTAGTAACGTATGTGTGATAATCCTTCACTGTATAGTGATTATGGAGTATACGGAATTTAAATACTACGATATCATTTGAAGCAATTTTAATGCTGTCGATAGCATATAtcagataacaataaattttatatttaaactgaaaAAAACTTATAACGTTTTTGAATGTTGTATCAAATCATTATCATTGAATGAATTAGATAACAACAATGTTGTATGGATTCCTGAAATGAAACGTTCACACTGGACTGTCAAGCATAATATGGTAGGAACTTAGAAATccttaatactttataaaattacaaacttcAGTTGAAAATATTAGGAGATTTAGTTATCTCTACTAATctctaacaatattataaatgcgaaagtaactctgtctaccTGTATACtgtaataaacttgtaacccctactttccgtttgcatacggtacggagaacgtttttgggcaatggtatacgcatatataataagataccgggaaatataatcaCTTTAccatttactaattttaaagactaaattaataaataaatcttattatttattaaaagaatacgtTTTAGAAAAATCGCCTGGATTCCACCACAGGACAGTAATTACTGTGAAAAACAGCagtaaatctttttatttgaaaagagcaactatgcaagtttcttgccgtttcttctcgctggaagctgctttccgaaacggtggtagtatttaaatatcgacgattcaaaaacgcttcattgtgaatgtttacttgaaataaaattgatttgatttgatttgtaacgCTTTCACAACTTAGCCACAATTGTAAGCTTAAGCTTAAAGATGATacactactttttttttaattcacccttcAAGGGGTTAAAATGTGCAATGAAGGTTTGAGTGCTGTATATAAATTTCGAGTGAGTGAATCCATGGGTTGAGCTAGTGTTGTGTAAGTCGttattaatctaataatttttaattttaattataataacagtgCTTCTAGGAATATACTCGTTTCATATaccgatatatatatacatatatttaggcttatagtatgtaaaatttaacataGACAAGTAAATTCTTGCCACGTGTAGCTTACCTAAAAAAACCACAACATACACACATAACAATTTTTtcgtcaaattttaatttatgatatctaaataataaaacgtaaattCATGTACTAAGTTTATTagcaatatattatagataacacGTTTCGATTAAACATAGTTAGCTTGGAATATTGATAAAACTCGCTTTGTGACAATCGCTAAaagtatatcaaatttattacttaataaaccTAACATTTACTTAatcattatacttttaaaattcatcACAAATGACGAAAAAATCCTTCACTTTtaccaaattattaaaatacattaataaacctCGCCTCCCTAACGATCGCCATTACGGAGTCGAAGGTTTCCTCACAAGATGGCAGCACTTGGTTCACTGGTAAAATGTAGCCCCAATTACCGATATCCCTGAGTTGGTAGGTGAAAACCACGGGAGGATTAAAGCGATGCTTGACCCAGTCAGCAATAGAACCAGTAGAGCCGTCTGTAAAGGAAAGTTAATCTCAAAAAGGTCATATATACATCGTATATATTGATGGgacaactttttttataacgcaactttataacgtaaataagaaatattttaccatGTACTTCCATTGAATTGCCAACCaaatattgtgtattataaCGGACTGCCAATGATCCCATTGCTCGTCTACCGATTAAAACCTGAAGGATAAAcatgtaaagttatttttttttaataaatgtttttgatattgCTTTTAATGCTCTTTGATTAATCATCATCACAATTCACTTGGTCTTATCTATTTGTTTCGGAAAATTGTATATCAACTACATGGGGTTTGCCAGGATTGGAATGAATTGATGCTTGTAGATTAGTTGTCAACTAGCaatcagtttttaaattaacaaaattctaCAGAtcgaatgtttaattttaaagtataagtaaataatttctatGCTATTTGACTAATCACCTTGGTCACAACTCAccgtttcattataattatacatatgtgaTGTGGTATGACCAAAAGGTATCAACAGTCTTTGTCCAAAACCTCTGAACGACAGTAAGCCATATAGTTTAGTATCCATTGATTCCATATATCTTGAAAGTGCTCTTGTCTCAACTTCTGAAAATGGCCCTAAGCCTAAGTAGTTACTATCAGTTGGCACGAAGCTGCCCCCTCtaactaaaaattacatttcaagtATTAGAACATTACTTTTTAGTTgtaaacactaaaatattacatagatattacaataatttaatatattcgtttaatttcCCTTCTTTGGTTTAagtgtatgttatgttatgcacatagataacttttttttttaaataatataactgtaCCTCCCCAATGTGAATTCCAATTCTTTGATAGATCAACACCAACAGAACGTCCTATTGTCGGCCTTCGATTCTTAAGCCAAAGTCTGtcctgaaaatattaaaacataaataactacATGACTAAAAATTTAAGATGAactatattttcaattacttaCAGAATTTTGTGTGAATTCATGACCATCAGGGTTTAGGATAGGAAAAATGTGCCATTCAAAGTCTTCTGTAGCCTTCCTTATTTCAGGACTATCACCTCGCACAAGCTGATCAACTATATATGTGGTAATAGTCGGAGAAAGCCAATCTGCAGCAACTTGACCACCTTCGATGAAAAAAGCGCGTTGACTTGGTTTACGTGATATTTTCACTCCAGTAATATTTCGACctaaaacattattacaaacACATTTTAGCTACTTGTTCTATGTCTTGAACCCTTTCCCTTAAATTACACGTTTCAATTGAACGATTTAacatcacattaaaataaaatcaaaaagctTCAATGTGTACTTCAATGGTACTTTTTGTGACCATGTACTAATTTTACCTTCAAATGATTGTCCTGCCTGAATAATTGTAACTACATTTCCATGTGTTCTAGCCAAATGATGGAACCACTCATAAATATCTTCCATTGTTTGATAATTAGTCCAAAACAACTGATTTCTTGTATCACGTTTTTTTCTGCTGAATAATTGATCATCAAATGCTCTAAAAatagattacaattttaaaccAAATCGTAGCAATTGAAATTCACCAATATCGgacaaaaattaaacttactGTTGAATGTTTTCCAGCATAACCTCATAATTCAAGCTCCTTTTCTTGAGGGAATGTTCAAAAACGGCTTTCTTTTCTGGTGAAGACACCACACTCGCATAGTCACCAACAGATGAAGGTGATTTCCAAAAACGTAAATCATCACTGTTTCTttgtaaatcatttaaatatttcaaatgatctTCGTTCTGTGGATAAATTTTGTACAGCGAATAATTGTCATATCTAACTTTCTCCGAAGTTGAAATTGCACTTAAAacactaaaaattaatattttcagtaacattttaacgataaaaaattgttacctAATTAGACCGTCTTGACTATAttcgatgtttatttttatcaattgagTTATCACTATTTTAGATTTATCTATCTACATTTAGGTACATTAAGGTCGAAATTTCTGACCAGAACACGGactgattattttaatctaatcaggtaaaaatattttaaataacacatatacttattacttagatttgtgtttcatttcatttttagtttttacttttaattttttatcgacTATTTTGTATAACTTGTTTAATGTCCTATGCACAATAACCGATACGTTAAAAGATgatgttgaaaaatattatcgataattacataataacatattaatatcaaatta
Protein-coding regions in this window:
- the LOC113399352 gene encoding zinc carboxypeptidase A 1-like is translated as MLLKILIFSVLSAISTSEKVRYDNYSLYKIYPQNEDHLKYLNDLQRNSDDLRFWKSPSSVGDYASVVSSPEKKAVFEHSLKKRSLNYEVMLENIQQAFDDQLFSRKKRDTRNQLFWTNYQTMEDIYEWFHHLARTHGNVVTIIQAGQSFEGRNITGVKISRKPSQRAFFIEGGQVAADWLSPTITTYIVDQLVRGDSPEIRKATEDFEWHIFPILNPDGHEFTQNSDRLWLKNRRPTIGRSVGVDLSKNWNSHWGVRGGSFVPTDSNYLGLGPFSEVETRALSRYMESMDTKLYGLLSFRGFGQRLLIPFGHTTSHMYNYNETVLIGRRAMGSLAVRYNTQYLVGNSMEVHDGSTGSIADWVKHRFNPPVVFTYQLRDIGNWGYILPVNQVLPSCEETFDSVMAIVREARFYKLLQDIQNTDMRFDFWSDLTPLLDFVTVLSSPEDKDDLEAILRGNKMKYEITMQNIQEAIDKETVETYTRSNNISMSWDMYYTLDGINSWLANLITAYPGIAGIIIGGRSYEGRDIRGLKISHGSGRRAIFIEGGIHSREWISPSSACYIINELLTSNDPATRAAARDYDWYIFPVTNPDGYVWTHEQFRLWRKNRRPIGTEFGVDLNRNWNNNWLVAGASTDPASDNYAGTGPFSEPETLSLSEYIRSVGDRIDLYISIHSFGQLLMVPFGNSTATYANYHDAVNIGRRAMGALSVRYGTQYVTGNIAEAIYQATGGSVDWVKEHLKVPLVYAYELRDRGTFGHILPPDQIRYNNEEFMDSVLEIIHQAKRFGYMNSSNGLHGSLFVCFLALIINMFH